Proteins encoded in a region of the Ziziphus jujuba cultivar Dongzao chromosome 3, ASM3175591v1 genome:
- the LOC107405138 gene encoding S-protein homolog 5-like: protein MKNTTQILQWLLVVVFLVVVVVDTTSRRSEAKTLVSMANLLGPDLVMNVHCKSKDDDLGAHSVPYKVANYTFRFEPNLWETTQYWCRFVWTGGDHYFDIYIDRRDALKCNEVCTWQIYTDGPCMYDRYKEEYSLCYDWNPPK, encoded by the coding sequence ATGAAGAATACTACACAGATTCTACAATGGCTACTGGTGGTTGTGTttctggtggtggtggtggtggacaCTACAAGTAGAAGAAGTGAAGCTAAAACACTGGTATCTATGGCGAACCTATTGGGTCCTGATTTGGTGATGAATGTTCATTGCAAATCCAAAGACGATGACTTGGGGGCTCATAGTGTCCCCTACAAAGTTGCCAATTACACTTTCAGATTTGAGCCAAACCTTTGGGAGACAACGCAGTACTGGTGCAGATTCGTATGGACAGGCGGTGATcactattttgatatttatatcgACAGGAGGGATGCATTAAAATGCAACGAAGTTTGTACATGGCAAATTTATACCGATGGTCCTTGTATGTACGACCGCTACAAAGAGGAGTACAGTCTTTGCTATGACTGGAACCCACCCAAGTGA
- the LOC112489864 gene encoding S-protein homolog 5-like, translating to MKNTTQLLQWLLVVLYLVGVITTSRSTEAKEVVTIVNALGPDLVLTVHCKSKDDDLGIHNIPYKDGNYSFTFKPNIWGTTQYWCNFLWIGGNHYFDIYIDMRDYPICNNVCSWQIYPNGPCLYNRSTQKFDLCHGWNPPK from the coding sequence ATGAAGAATACTACACAGCTTCTACAATGGCTGCTGGTGGTTCTGTATCTGGTGGGGGTGATTACTACAAGTAGAAGCACTGAAGCTAAAGAAGTTGTAACAATTGTGAACGCATTGGGTCCTGATTTGGTGCTGACAGTTCATTGCAAATCCAAAGACGATGATTTGGGGATTCATAATATCCCCTACAAGGATGGCAATTACAGTTTCACATTTAAACCAAACATTTGGGGTACAACACAGTACTGGTGCAATTTCCTCTGGATAGGCGGTAATcactattttgatatttatatcgACATGAGGGATTACCCAATTTGCAACAATGTTTGTTCATGGCAAATTTATCCCAATGGTCCTTGTTTGTACAACCGCTCTACACAGAAATTCGATCTTTGCCATGGCTGGAACCCACCCAAGTAA